The proteins below are encoded in one region of Brassica napus cultivar Da-Ae chromosome A6, Da-Ae, whole genome shotgun sequence:
- the LOC106348556 gene encoding NADP-dependent malic enzyme 3, which yields MSSNPTQISDDYVSENRSGVGGGISDVYGEDLATLDQLVTPWVTSVASGYTLMRDPRYNKGLAFTDKERDAHYLTGLLPPVILSQDVQEKKMMHNLRQYTVPLHRYVALMDLQERNERLFYKLLIDNVEELLPVVYTPTVGEACQKYGSIFRRPQGLYISLKEKGKILEVLKNWPQRGIQVIVVTDGERILGLGDLGCQGMGIPVGKLSLYTALGGIRPSACLPITIDVGTNNEKLLNDEFYIGLKQKRATGEEYAEFLHEFMCAVKQNYGEKVLVQFEDFANHHAFELLSKYCSSHLVFNDDIQGTASVVLAGLIAAQKVLGKSLSDHTFLFLGAGEAGTGIAELIALKISKETGTPIDETRKKIWLVDSKGLIVSSRKESLQHFKQPWAHDHEPVKELLGAVNAIKPTVLIGTSGVGKTFTKEVVEAMATFNEKPLILALSNPTSQAECTAEEAYTWTEGRAIFASGSPFAPVEYEGKTFFPGQANNCYIFPGLGLGLIMSGAIRVRDDMLLAASEALASQVTEENFADGLIYPPFTNIRKISANIAASVGAKTYELGLASNLPRPKDLVKMAESCMYSPVYRNFR from the exons AGAACAGGTCCGGCGTCGGCGGCGGGATCTCAGATGTCTACGGTGAGGATCTCGCTACGTTGGATCAGCTCGTCACCCCTTGGGTTACCTCCGTCGCTAG tGGGTATACATTGATGCGTGACCCGAGATACAACAAGGGGCTTGCTTTCACAGATAAAGAGAGAGATGCTCATTACTTAACTGGTCTTCTTCCTCCTGTCATCTTATCTCAAGATGTTCag gagaagaagatgatgcataACCTCCGTCAGTACACGGTTCCTCTGCACCGTTACGTTGCCCTCATGGATCTTCAg GAGAGGAACGAGAGATTGTTTTACAAGCTTCTGATTGACAATGTGGAGGAGTTGCTTCCTGTTGTGTACACCCCGACGGTGGGGGAGGCTTGTCAGAAGTATGGGAGCATTTTCAGGAGGCCTCAAGGTCTTTACATCAGCTTGAAAGAGAA GGGAAAGATTCTTGAAGTGTTGAAGAACTGGCCACAGAGAGGGATTCAAGTTATTGTTGTCACTGATGGTGAGCGTATTCTGGGTCTTGGAGATCTTGGTTGCCAG GGAATGGGAATCCCAGTTGGCAAGCTTTCTCTTTACACAGCTTTGGGAGGAATCCGTCCATCGGCT TGCCTTCCAATTACCATTGATGTGGGTACAAACAACGAGAAGCTTCTGAACGATGAGTTTTACATTGGACTTAAACAGAAAAGAGCAACTGGCGAG GAATACGCGGAGTTTCTGCACGAGTTCATGTGTGCTGTTAAACAGAACTATGGAGAAAAAGTGTTGGTGCAG TTTGAAGATTTCGCAAACCACCACGCGTTTGAGCTTCTCTCCAAGTACTGCTCCAGTCATCTCGTTTTCAATGATGATATCCAA GGTACTGCATCCGTGGTGCTTGCTGGGCTTATTGCAGCTCAGAAAGTACTTGGTAAAAGCCTATCTGACCATACCTTCTTGTTCTTGGGTGCTGGAGAG GCTGGAACCGGAATCGCTGAGCTAATTGCTCTTAAGATTTCCAAAGAG ACTGGAACACCAATCGATGAGACCAGGAAGAAGATTTGGCTTGTGGACTCCAAG GGACTGATTGTTAGCTCGCGCAAGGAATCTCTTCAGCACTTCAAGCAGCCATGGGCGCATGACCACGAGCCCGTCAAGGAGCTCTTGGGAGCTGTtaat GCAATCAAGCCAACAGTGCTCATTGGAACCTCTGGTGTGGGGAAGACTTTCACAAAGGAAGTAGTGGAGGCCATGGCCACCTTCAACGAG AAACCCTTGATTCTTGCTCTCTCAAACCCAACTTCTCAAGCCGAGTGCACGGCTGAAGAAGCTTACACATGGACCGAG GGTCGTGCAATCTTTGCAAGTGGAAGCCCGTTTGCCCCTGTTGAGTATGAAGGCAAAACATTCTTCCCTGGCCAG GCAAACAACTGCTACATTTTCCCAGGTCTCGGTCTTGGTTTGATCATGTCCGGTGCCATTCGTGTCCGTGATGACATGCTTCTAGCAGCTT CGGAAGCTCTGGCCTCGCAAGTGACGGAAGAGAACTTTGCCGACGGGTTGATCTATCCGCCTTTTACAAACATCAGAAAGATCTCTGCTAACATTGCAGCCAGTGTGGGAGCCAAAACTTATGAACTTG GATTGGCATCGAACCTGCCTCGTCCTAAGGATCTGGTCAAGATGGCAGAGAGCTGCATGTACAGCCCTGTCTACAGAAACTTCCGTTAA
- the LOC106352114 gene encoding auxin-responsive protein IAA28 isoform X1, whose amino-acid sequence MEEEKRLELRLAPPCHQLTHNSNINGSKQRSLTKETSFVSNNRVEAAPVVGWPPVRSSRRYLTSQLKEEMKKIESDEERELYVKINMEGVPIGRKVNLSAYNNYQQLSHAVDQLFKKDSSDLNRQYTLVYEDTEGDKVLVGDVPWEMFVSTVKRLHVLKTSHVSMLSRKTTFLTKLC is encoded by the exons atggaagaagagaagagattgGAGCTTAGGCTGGCTCCTCCCTGTCACCAACTCACTCACAACAGCAACATCAATGGATCTAAACAAAGAagcctcaccaaagaaacatcATTTGTTTCCAATAACAG GGTGGAGGCAGCTCCAGTGGTGGGATGGCCGCCGGTAAGATCATCCCGGCGATACCTAACGTCACAGCTAAaggaggagatgaagaagatagagAGTGATGAAGAGAGAGAGTTATACGTTAAGATCAACATGGAAGGAGTTCCCATCGGAAGAAAAGTCAACCTCTCGGCTTATAACAACTACCAACAGCTTTCACATGCCGTTGACCAACTCTTCAAGAAAGATTCGTCGGATCTAAACAGACAATACACTTTGGTCTACGAAGACACTGAAGGAGATAAAGTCCTGGTCGGAGATGTTCCTTGGGA GATGTTTGTATCGACCGTGAAGAGGTTGCATGTTTTAAAGACCTCCCACGTTTCCATGCTCTCACGTAAGACAACTTTTCTTACTAAACTCTG CTAG
- the LOC106352114 gene encoding auxin-responsive protein IAA28 isoform X2 produces the protein MEEEKRLELRLAPPCHQLTHNSNINGSKQRSLTKETSFVSNNRVEAAPVVGWPPVRSSRRYLTSQLKEEMKKIESDEERELYVKINMEGVPIGRKVNLSAYNNYQQLSHAVDQLFKKDSSDLNRQYTLVYEDTEGDKVLVGDVPWEMFVSTVKRLHVLKTSHVSMLSPRKSCKE, from the exons atggaagaagagaagagattgGAGCTTAGGCTGGCTCCTCCCTGTCACCAACTCACTCACAACAGCAACATCAATGGATCTAAACAAAGAagcctcaccaaagaaacatcATTTGTTTCCAATAACAG GGTGGAGGCAGCTCCAGTGGTGGGATGGCCGCCGGTAAGATCATCCCGGCGATACCTAACGTCACAGCTAAaggaggagatgaagaagatagagAGTGATGAAGAGAGAGAGTTATACGTTAAGATCAACATGGAAGGAGTTCCCATCGGAAGAAAAGTCAACCTCTCGGCTTATAACAACTACCAACAGCTTTCACATGCCGTTGACCAACTCTTCAAGAAAGATTCGTCGGATCTAAACAGACAATACACTTTGGTCTACGAAGACACTGAAGGAGATAAAGTCCTGGTCGGAGATGTTCCTTGGGA GATGTTTGTATCGACCGTGAAGAGGTTGCATGTTTTAAAGACCTCCCACGTTTCCATGCTCTCAC CTAGAAAAAGCTGCAAGGAATAG
- the LOC106348557 gene encoding ent-kaurene oxidase, chloroplastic gives MNAFLHQFLLFHNNHTTSMPSMICFLLGFVVSYFLFIFVFKKLLSRHNMSEVSGLPSVPVVPGLPLIGNLLQLKEKKPHKTFTRWSELYGPIYSIKMGSSSLVVLNSTETAKEAMVTRFPSISTRKLSNALTVLTCNKSMVATSDYDDFHKLVKRCILNGLLGANAQKRKRHYRDALIENVTSKLHAHTRDHPEEPVNFRAIFEHELFGVALKQAFGKDIESIHVDELGETLSREEIFKVLVHDMMEGAIDVDWRDFFPYLKWIPNNSFESRIQQKHKRRLAVMNALIQDTLKQNDSDDCYLNYLMSEGKTLTMEQIAILVWETIIETADTTLVTTEWAIYELAKHQSVQDRLCEEIQSVCGGEKIKEEKLPLLPYVNAIFHETLRKYSPAPLVPIRYAHEDTEIGGYHVPAGSEIAINIYGCNMDKKRWEKPEEWWPERFLDDRYELSDLHKTMAFGAGKRVCAGALQASLMAGIAIGRLVQEFEWKLRDGEEENVDTYGLTSQKLYPLMAIINPRPSSS, from the exons ATGAATGCATTTCTTCATCAGTTTCTTCTCTTTCACAACAATCACACAACTTCCATGCCCTCCATGATCTGCTTTCTCCTTGGCTTTGTTGTCTCCTATTTCCTCTTCATCTTCGTGTTCAAGAAACTACTGTCCAGACACAACATGTCTGAAGTTTCTGGGCTCCCCTCTGTCCCAG TGGTGCCAGGGCTTCCGTTGATTGGGAACTTGTTGCAACTAAAAGAGAAGAAACCACACAAGACTTTCACTAGATGGTCTGAGCTTTATGGTCCTATTTACTCTATCAAGATGGGCTCTTCCTCTCTTGTTGTCCTTAACTCAACCGAAACCGCCAAAGAG gcGATGGTAACTAGGTTTCCATCAATCTCAACAAGAAAGCTATCAAACGCCTTAACAGTCCTCACTTGCAACAAATCTATGGTTGCTACAAGTGACTATGATGACTTCCATAAACTAGTGAAACGGTGTATATTGAATGGCCTTTTGGGTGCAAATGCACAG aaaagaaagagacacTACAGAGATGCTCTAATTGAAAACGTGACTTCCAAGCTGCATGCACACACGAGAGACCACCCGGAGGAGCCTGTGAACTTCAGAGCTATATTCGAACATGAGCTTTTTGGAGTAGCCCTGAAGCAA GCCTTTGGGAAAGACATTGAATCCATCCACGTAGATGAACTCGGTGAGACTTTGTCAAGAGAAGAGATCTTCAAGGTGTTAGTACACGACATGATGGAAGGTGCTATTGATGTTGATTGGAGAGACTTCTTCCCATACTTGAAATGGATTCCAAACAATAGCTTTGAATCAAGAATCCAACAGAAGCATAAACGTAGACTCGCTGTGATGAACGCTCTCATTCAAGATACACTGAAGCAGAATGATTCAGATGATTGCTATCTCAACTACTTGATGTCTGAAGGAAAGACACTAACCATGGAGCAGATTGCAATCTTGGTTTGGGAGACGATCATTGAGACAGCTGACACTACTTTGGTCACAACTGAATGGGCTATTTACGAACTTGCAAAGCATCAAAGTGTGCAAGATCGTCTGTGTGAAGAAATACAAAGTGTCTGCGGTGGAGAAAAGATCAAAGAAGAGAAGCTGCCTCTGCTTCCTTATGTCAATGCAATCTTCCATGAAACGCTTAGGAAGTACAGTCCTGCTCCTCTAGTTCCCATTCGCTATGCTCATGAAGATACGGAGATAGGAGGCTATCATGTCCCTGCAGGAAGTGAG ATAGCAATAAACATATATGGATGCAACATGGATAAGAAGCGTTGGGAGAAGCCAGAGGAGTGGTGGCCTGAGAGGTTCTTAGATGATAGATACGAGTTGTCTGATCTTCATAAGACGATGGCATTTGGAGCGGGGAAGAGGGTTTGTGCTGGTGCACTTCAAGCGTCTCTTATGGCAGGGATTGCTATTGGGAGATTAGTTCAAGAGTTTGAATGGAAGCTTAGAGACGGTGAGGAAGAGAATGTTGATACCTATGGTTTGACCTCTCAGAAGCTTTATCCTCTCATGGCTATTATCAATCCAaggccttcttcttcttaa